Genomic DNA from Hymenobacter jejuensis:
GGCGAAGACCTGACGTGGTTTTGGCGCGAGTGGTTCTACGAAAACTGGAAGCTCGACCAAGCCGTCCAGACCGTGGAATACGTGAACCAGGACCCCACGAAAGGCGCCCTCATTACCATCGAAAACCGCGAGAAAGCCGCCATGCCCGTGATTGTGGAAGTGCGCGAAACCAACGGCAAAACCAGCCGCACGACCCTGCCCGTGGAAATATGGCAGCGCGGCGACACCTGGACGTTCCGCTACAATTCCACCTCGCCGCTGGCTTTCGTCATCCTCAATCCCGACAACGCCATGCCCGACGTCAACCTCTACAATAACATCTGGCGTCCGCTCCAACTGCCCGATGGTAAATAGCTTTTGCAAGTAGCTTATAATCAATTATTTGCAAAACAGCCTCGGCGCCATAAGCGTCGGGGCTGTTTCGTGTTTAGGCGGGTGATTTAGTGAAATTTCCGCAGTCGATTTTTGCTCAATTCGTAGCTGATAATGGCGGGCACATAGAACGTTACGTCCGCCAGCGCTTTCGCCAGCAGAATGCCCCCCGAAAAACTGCCGAGCCAAAGCGGTAAGTAATACATCAGGGCCGGGCGAATGATGAAACTGTCGGCCAGCTCGGCCACGCCAAACTCGACGGCCAGCGCGCGTACGTTCTTCAACAGCGTGTTTGTAGTGTACGGCTTGCCCAAGGCAAATCCTTGTTGGTGAGTACGATACACGTCACTTGCCAAAATGTAGCCGAAGTACGCCACGTTGCCGCTCCAGGTGCCCGCCAGCGCCGCCGTTACGCGGCTGCCGGTGCCGTGCCACGCCAGCCACGCGGCCACCAGCGTCGCTAGCAGCGAGAGCGCTTCGGCCGGCAGATAGCGTTTGAGCCATTCCTTGATTTTGGGCTTCATCTAAATCGGGGGAGTAGCAAGTGGTTGTTATATGTAAGTATTTGATAATAAGCTATTTATATAAAATAGATTTTTGTGCGCTGTTCCCTCAACAACGCAGAGCTTTTTTACGGCGTACAGAGAACCTCAACCAAACTTCCTACCTCCATGGCCGACCACTCCGAGAATCTCAACGACCACCTGTACGCAACCAACTTAGGCTTGGGCAGCATTCTCAGCAACGATACCTTCGCCCACGATCCAACTACGTTTATTGCTACCATCGACGGCTGGCTGCCCATGCTTCAGAACGCCGACAATGCTAAGTTGAAGGCCGCCGCTGCTGATTTACAGCAGCTTAAAGAGTACATGCGCAACGGCGACAAAACCCAGACGGGTGAAATGCTTCAGCGCCTGGGCGAACAGGCTTCGCGCGAGGCAAGCCACATTCATACGTGGGCCGGCGATCATCTGCACAACGGCATCGGCGACCAGCTGCGCCACTTGGGCCAGATCCTGATCATGGCTTCCGGTAATCTGAAGGTTTCGTAGGGCGAGCTTATCACCACCGAGCGCCGATAAGATTTTGGCCTTTCGGGCCGAGCCATTCTAACCTGTAACGGACGACTTTCACGCTTGTCAGCATACGTCTGGCTGCGCGGTGGCTATGCCCGAAGTTTTTTTGCTGGGGATAATGTCGTTTCGCATCAACAAATAAGCGGGTAGGGGGTATAGAAGGAAGTACTTGCTTTCCACCCAAGCCCCTTGCTCTCATGAATTCTTCAACTCCCACCGGCAGCGACCAGCTCAAGGCTACCCTAAGTGCGCTCAGTGGCGGCCTCGACGGCGCCGCTGCCGTGGCAGGCAGCAACCTCGACGGCTGGATCCAGATTCTGCAAGACTCTGATAACGTTGCGCTTACCGATATCGCCCACGAGCTGGAAAACCTGCAAGGCTACCTCCGCGGCGGCGATCGCGCCCAGATCAGCAGCTCCCTCCACACCTTAGGTCAGCACACGGCCAACGCCGCCAGTGCTGCCGAGGGTGATACCGTAGAGAAGCTCCACCAGCTAGGGCAAGCCCTTACCTCAGCGGCTAATCAACTGCGCTTCTAACGACAAAGGGCCGGTGCTGCAAAGCATCGGCCCTTTGTCGTTAGAAGGCTCATTACAAAGTGCTTATGTAGGAGAACTGCATTCACTTTTCCAAGCGTCTTGTAAGCGCTGACACGTTTTCAGGTGGTCTTAAGCACCTTTAGACGCCAGAATATCTACCATTTCAATGGTCGGCGGAGACGAAAATAAGTCGTCGGCGCTGGCCATGAGCGCTGCCGCGACTTTGCCTCCGAGGTGGGCTTTACGGCCTGCTTCATCGGGAAAGGTATCGAAGATGCCGAAAGTGCTGGGTCCGAGCTGGATGCCGTACCACGTAAGCGTAGCGGGCTCATCTTCTACCAACGGCAAGCCGCCGCGCAGAAACTCGGCAACGGCTTGTTCTTTTCCGGGCTTGGCTTCCAGCCGTACTAGCAATCCTACTTTGACCATGATGGTGGGGTTGAGGGTAAATGGTGTAACAAGTAAGCCCGGCAGCTACTGAATTGTTTGTGCAGAGCTAGGCTCCAGCAGCAGGCTACGATAAGCCGCTTGTCGGCTAGTACTACCCAACCCGATGCACCCATTCAAGCAAAAACGGCACTCCTGCTGAGGAGTGCCGTTTTTGCTTTGCAAGTGCTCGATTACCCGATTAATAACCTCTTGTGGTGTCGTCGCCGCGTGGATCG
This window encodes:
- a CDS encoding putative quinol monooxygenase; its protein translation is MVKVGLLVRLEAKPGKEQAVAEFLRGGLPLVEDEPATLTWYGIQLGPSTFGIFDTFPDEAGRKAHLGGKVAAALMASADDLFSSPPTIEMVDILASKGA